A single genomic interval of Legionella israelensis harbors:
- a CDS encoding DUF2779 domain-containing protein, with protein MAKLLTKSKFKLALECPTKLWYYDRPDEYTNKQDEDSFLKALAEGGAQVEALARCYYPDGIPITASSNKEAIATTLNLFQTDTVTLFEASFQYQGYFLRADILQKRPGHIKLIEVKAKSISKKDESKMATKKGAISSEWCPYIADIAFQKWVLKQLFPSFTISSYLMLVDKDALCPTDGLNQKFLVQKDKLGKAKVTLTAPVTEEDLSVKILKEINVDYHIELLWQEKNDDGQTVKDQFLQFSQLYFNDQKFPPKAKKECGSCQFKTAGSDNNLLSGFKECWRETLAFKESDFNDPTILDLWDCRDKPKYFSNGLIKLKDIDESDLKIKEPDEAGLSRTQRQWLQIEKVKNQDKSVWIDEDNLHAEMNSWEYPLHFIDFETAMLPIPFNKGAHPYQGIAFQYSHHTLDKNGNVAHVGEYLNSEPGVNPTIDFIRHLKRELENDEGTIFRYSNHENTYLNFILDQLEKMPDPLNDKEMLCSFIRSITKSPSESKEKWEGPRCMVDILELIKRFYYDPLTNGSNSIKQVFPAILNRSKYLQEKYSQPIYGAVNGIPSHNFVNQIWIVEENQKIKDPYHLLPPINKDISDEDAPLLFESKDLKEGGAATIAYAKLQFTDMSDFERLELRNSLLRYCELDTLAMVMIIEAWQYMLKT; from the coding sequence ATGGCAAAACTTTTAACTAAATCAAAATTTAAACTGGCCTTGGAATGTCCAACAAAGCTTTGGTATTACGATCGCCCAGATGAATATACCAATAAGCAGGATGAAGACTCTTTTTTAAAAGCATTAGCTGAAGGCGGTGCACAAGTCGAAGCATTGGCCAGATGTTATTATCCTGATGGGATACCAATAACAGCCTCAAGCAATAAAGAGGCCATTGCCACGACCCTGAACTTATTTCAAACAGACACAGTGACTTTATTTGAAGCATCGTTTCAATATCAGGGTTATTTTCTACGTGCTGATATCCTGCAAAAAAGACCTGGGCATATCAAATTAATTGAAGTCAAAGCAAAGTCAATCAGTAAGAAAGATGAATCAAAAATGGCAACGAAAAAAGGTGCTATTAGTTCAGAATGGTGCCCCTATATTGCTGATATCGCTTTTCAAAAATGGGTTCTAAAACAATTATTTCCCTCTTTCACCATTAGCAGCTATTTAATGCTCGTTGATAAAGATGCCCTTTGCCCTACTGATGGCTTGAATCAAAAATTCCTGGTACAAAAAGATAAACTGGGAAAAGCTAAAGTTACGCTCACAGCGCCTGTTACTGAAGAGGATTTGTCGGTAAAAATTCTTAAAGAAATTAATGTTGATTACCATATTGAATTACTCTGGCAAGAGAAGAATGATGACGGGCAAACGGTAAAAGACCAATTTCTTCAATTCAGCCAACTTTATTTCAATGATCAGAAATTTCCACCTAAAGCAAAAAAAGAGTGCGGTTCTTGCCAGTTTAAAACCGCTGGTTCAGATAATAATTTGCTCTCGGGCTTTAAGGAATGCTGGCGAGAGACGCTTGCATTTAAAGAATCTGACTTTAATGATCCCACCATATTGGATTTATGGGACTGCCGAGATAAGCCTAAATATTTTAGTAATGGGCTAATTAAATTAAAAGATATCGATGAGTCTGATTTAAAAATCAAAGAGCCGGATGAAGCAGGGCTTTCCAGAACACAACGGCAATGGCTACAAATAGAAAAAGTTAAAAATCAGGATAAAAGCGTCTGGATAGACGAAGATAACCTGCACGCTGAAATGAATTCATGGGAATACCCGCTTCACTTCATCGATTTTGAAACAGCAATGTTACCCATTCCTTTCAATAAAGGCGCTCACCCTTATCAAGGCATTGCCTTCCAGTATTCGCATCATACATTGGATAAAAATGGCAATGTTGCTCATGTTGGTGAATATCTTAATTCTGAGCCAGGCGTTAATCCTACAATCGATTTTATTCGACATTTAAAAAGAGAATTGGAAAATGATGAGGGAACAATTTTTCGATACAGCAATCACGAAAACACTTACCTAAACTTCATTCTGGATCAACTGGAAAAAATGCCTGATCCACTCAATGATAAAGAAATGCTCTGTTCTTTTATCCGTTCAATCACAAAATCACCTTCTGAAAGCAAAGAGAAATGGGAAGGCCCACGCTGTATGGTGGATATTTTAGAGTTAATCAAACGATTTTATTATGATCCACTGACCAATGGTTCCAATTCCATAAAGCAGGTATTTCCTGCAATTCTTAACCGATCAAAATATCTTCAAGAAAAATACAGTCAACCTATTTATGGAGCTGTTAATGGCATTCCGAGCCATAATTTTGTTAATCAAATCTGGATAGTCGAAGAAAACCAGAAAATCAAAGACCCATATCATCTATTACCGCCCATCAATAAAGATATCTCTGATGAAGATGCTCCCTTATTATTTGAAAGTAAGGATTTAAAAGAAGGTGGAGCTGCAACGATTGCCTATGCAAAATTACAGTTCACGGATATGAGTGATTTTGAACGATTGGAATTAAGAAACAGTCTATTGCGGTATTGTGAGCTGGATACCTTGGCTATGGTGATGATCATTGAGGCGTGGCAATATATGCTTAAAACATAA
- a CDS encoding phage integrase N-terminal domain-containing protein translates to MSNKLRSAMFSVNEFVNQIDNYSHASLADMRHMLHRCMKDLHGLGYKIGHMNGLKPKHIHVLVEHWKTQGKNPATIKNYMAKLRKTANILGKSNLVKANNDRYNIPRRAYIPTYNKAIFNIDLNKCTDPHIRLSLEGQALFGLRREESMKLVVSEAWQGNALVIKPSWTKGGIGRTLPITNQAQQNWLYKVSKTIKPHHSLIPENRTYKSHLSHYQKQIELLGVNKLHGLRHAYAQNRYHELTAQLSPTKTPLLCPIQGGKSSKDLSSEEKIIDRTAREILSTLLGHSRISITRLYLG, encoded by the coding sequence ATGAGCAATAAACTCCGTAGCGCTATGTTTTCAGTTAATGAGTTCGTTAATCAAATTGACAATTATTCCCATGCAAGTCTCGCGGATATGCGCCATATGCTGCACCGTTGCATGAAAGACCTGCATGGGCTGGGATATAAAATAGGACATATGAACGGCTTAAAGCCAAAACATATTCATGTATTGGTAGAGCACTGGAAAACACAAGGCAAAAACCCCGCCACCATCAAAAATTATATGGCCAAACTGCGCAAAACGGCCAATATCCTTGGTAAATCCAATCTGGTTAAAGCAAACAATGACCGTTATAACATACCTCGCCGAGCTTATATCCCAACCTATAACAAGGCGATATTCAATATCGACCTAAACAAATGCACCGACCCACATATACGCTTATCACTTGAAGGCCAAGCTTTATTTGGACTCAGGCGAGAAGAATCAATGAAATTGGTGGTATCAGAAGCCTGGCAAGGAAATGCCCTGGTCATTAAGCCCAGCTGGACGAAAGGGGGCATTGGCAGAACGCTGCCAATCACCAATCAAGCACAACAGAATTGGTTATACAAAGTATCTAAAACGATCAAACCTCATCATTCATTGATACCAGAAAACAGAACCTATAAAAGCCATTTAAGCCATTACCAAAAGCAAATTGAATTGCTTGGGGTTAATAAACTTCATGGTCTACGCCATGCTTATGCTCAAAATCGATATCATGAATTAACCGCCCAGCTATCACCTACCAAAACGCCATTATTGTGTCCCATTCAAGGTGGTAAATCTTCTAAAGATCTTTCTTCAGAAGAAAAAATCATTGATAGGACAGCGAGAGAAATACTCAGTACCCTGCTTGGGCATTCTCGTATCTCGATTACCAGGCTCTATCTAGGATAG
- a CDS encoding GNAT family N-acetyltransferase has product MKNKIEFINQPAPSDVELLTKKINEETAEFGEAHPFAFLIRDNEKHIIAGANGFVIYGTVYTDQLWVDPKYRNQGLAKQIMDKVHEFGRLEGCKVATIQTMSFQNAVRFYKNLGYVPDFKRYGYVDNSYCIFMRKELD; this is encoded by the coding sequence GTGAAAAATAAAATAGAGTTTATTAACCAGCCTGCTCCTTCGGACGTAGAGCTGCTTACTAAAAAGATCAATGAAGAAACAGCTGAATTTGGTGAGGCACACCCTTTTGCATTTCTTATCAGAGATAATGAAAAGCACATAATTGCTGGTGCTAATGGTTTTGTTATTTATGGAACAGTTTATACCGATCAACTTTGGGTAGATCCAAAGTACAGAAATCAAGGGTTAGCTAAACAAATTATGGATAAGGTACATGAGTTTGGAAGGCTAGAGGGATGTAAGGTAGCAACTATTCAGACTATGAGTTTTCAAAATGCTGTTCGATTTTATAAAAATCTCGGATATGTACCAGATTTTAAACGCTATGGATACGTAGATAATAGCTACTGTATATTTATGCGGAAAGAACTGGACTAA
- a CDS encoding IS3 family transposase (programmed frameshift) — protein sequence MKRSRFTENQILNILKSVEVGRLVKDVCREHGISDATYYNWKAKYGGMEASDIKRMKQLEEENAKLKRMFADLSLENRALKDVIGKKALKPAEKREMADYLVQEHGLSLRRSCSVLRLSRTAYYYQPAMDKDEAVIKELVTITEHYPRYGFRKLFIKLRQAGFSWNHKRVYRVYCELKLNIRRKGKRRLASRHPEPLAVPDSLNHTWSADFMSDALNCGRRFRTFNVVDDFNREALAIEIDLSLPALRVIRVLDHIAANRGYPARLRLDNGPEFISLALADWAEKHGVILEFIQPGKPTQNSFVERFNRTYRNEILDFYLFRSLNEVRDITTNWMKEYNEERPHESLGDMSPLDYRLIKNRSENSNYNWH from the exons ATGAAACGCAGTCGCTTTACAGAAAATCAAATTTTAAACATATTAAAATCAGTTGAAGTAGGACGATTGGTAAAGGATGTATGCCGGGAACATGGGATATCCGATGCCACCTATTACAACTGGAAAGCAAAATACGGTGGGATGGAAGCCTCAGATATTAAACGCATGAAGCAACTTGAGGAAGAAAATGCAAAGCTGAAACGGATGTTTGCTGATTTGTCTCTGGAAAACCGTGCACTGAAGGATGTTATAG GAAAAAAAGCTTTGAAGCCGGCTGAAAAGAGGGAAATGGCTGATTATCTGGTGCAGGAACATGGTCTGAGTCTCAGGCGAAGCTGCTCGGTATTACGCTTAAGTCGTACAGCTTACTACTATCAGCCGGCGATGGATAAGGATGAAGCGGTGATAAAAGAATTGGTGACCATAACCGAACACTATCCGCGTTATGGTTTCAGGAAGTTGTTTATCAAATTGCGGCAGGCAGGTTTCTCCTGGAATCATAAAAGAGTATACCGTGTTTATTGTGAGTTGAAGTTAAATATAAGGCGAAAAGGAAAACGCAGATTAGCTTCCCGTCACCCGGAACCTCTTGCTGTGCCTGATTCCCTTAACCATACATGGTCAGCTGATTTTATGAGTGATGCCCTCAATTGCGGCAGAAGATTCAGGACTTTTAATGTGGTAGATGATTTTAATCGGGAAGCTTTGGCAATTGAAATTGATTTGAGCTTGCCTGCTCTAAGGGTTATTCGGGTACTTGACCATATTGCCGCCAATCGAGGATATCCTGCAAGGTTGCGACTTGATAATGGACCTGAGTTTATTTCCCTTGCGTTAGCGGATTGGGCAGAAAAGCATGGTGTTATTCTTGAGTTTATTCAGCCGGGAAAGCCAACTCAAAATTCATTTGTGGAGCGGTTCAATAGAACTTATCGGAATGAAATATTGGATTTTTATCTATTTAGAAGTCTCAATGAGGTACGTGATATTACCACAAATTGGATGAAAGAATATAACGAAGAAAGACCACATGAATCACTCGGTGATATGTCACCTTTGGATTACAGATTGATTAAAAACAGGTCGGAAAACTCTAATTATAACTGGCACTAA
- a CDS encoding AAA family ATPase yields the protein MKLKKIILKNFRGARGEHLLTLNIEQGSSALIYGDNGTGKSSFTDALEWIVTGCVKHLGGREIEKHGGLKNTFASEEDESYAVIEFDKQHYLQKNLMEKKGKFSAQFGNPESDEEFVDFLKSEHLFIRNTELIQFILATGGERLADISDIIGFQDIKNLKDVLSKASNSLNGLIRAKNFETSISNNKNKILEKLKAIVNSKEQLYAAITSQLKELGLKKNVNDEDTLTNALEELKKGVNEEEIIKRNNINTSEKGLLDGLSKVKSTMKDLAAFAKELKKITSKKEMIESISIIKLLEEGEKILSAQNKDECPLCERNIDKETLLALIKDRLNTLQEAQKQINKLTEEKRTLQSIFVDINQTLENALNLLKELKLDNVDIEKLTADLSCLKKIQDVLGEDILAIDKKNLSLKKTDIKYIDNTVLSLKKIGKSGGQQEAEKRIELYSAITASCDAFDEVVKLEKEKKGIESQKETMNSILSLFNEVRRNEMDKFLNDISSNVNEYYLYMNHAEKVDEIKLVPTLSADGDLTGITIELKFHGQPVSSPKKFLSESYINCLGLCIFLASVKLFNKKAKFFILDDVISSFDKPHRIRFGQLLKEKFSDYQVITMTHEHEWFEFMRNAVKGKGWKVIRTQWSVEEGTYLELAPGESKEEIEKMLKKKQETGLGNLIRRYAEKCFKALCYNLEVPMSFHYNDTNENRMLGELFPAVVNRVNKKSGYLKDKPVVKRLEISSFITTKASHDSSIKENIDDLKVVYEDLNEFYNLFCCESCGRLVNYQFVSSPKKTISCKCGKKEFDWKG from the coding sequence ATGAAACTTAAGAAAATAATTCTTAAAAATTTCCGGGGCGCGAGAGGTGAGCATTTATTAACTCTTAACATAGAGCAGGGTTCTTCAGCATTAATTTACGGAGATAATGGAACGGGAAAAAGCTCTTTTACTGATGCGTTAGAATGGATTGTAACTGGATGTGTAAAGCATCTTGGAGGAAGAGAAATAGAGAAACATGGGGGGCTTAAAAATACATTTGCATCAGAAGAAGACGAAAGTTATGCAGTAATTGAATTTGATAAGCAGCATTATTTACAAAAAAATCTCATGGAAAAGAAGGGCAAGTTTAGTGCACAGTTTGGTAACCCTGAATCCGATGAAGAGTTTGTTGACTTTCTAAAATCCGAGCACTTGTTTATCAGGAATACAGAACTTATTCAATTCATTCTTGCTACAGGTGGAGAAAGGTTAGCGGATATTTCTGATATAATTGGCTTTCAAGATATTAAAAATTTGAAAGACGTATTATCCAAAGCTTCAAATAGTCTCAACGGTTTAATACGAGCTAAAAATTTTGAAACAAGCATATCCAACAACAAAAATAAGATTCTTGAGAAACTAAAGGCAATTGTCAATTCCAAAGAACAACTCTATGCAGCAATTACAAGCCAATTAAAGGAATTGGGATTAAAGAAAAATGTAAATGATGAGGATACACTTACAAATGCACTAGAAGAATTAAAAAAAGGGGTAAATGAAGAGGAAATAATCAAAAGAAATAATATAAATACTAGTGAAAAAGGACTGCTCGATGGGCTGAGTAAAGTTAAATCAACTATGAAGGACTTGGCTGCATTTGCAAAAGAACTGAAAAAGATTACCTCAAAAAAAGAAATGATTGAGAGTATCTCTATCATTAAGCTCCTTGAGGAGGGAGAGAAAATTTTATCCGCCCAAAACAAAGATGAATGTCCTTTGTGTGAGCGTAATATTGATAAAGAAACTCTACTTGCTTTGATTAAGGATAGGCTGAATACCCTACAAGAAGCACAAAAACAGATAAATAAATTGACCGAAGAAAAGCGCACACTTCAATCTATATTTGTCGATATCAACCAAACTCTGGAAAATGCATTAAACTTATTAAAGGAATTAAAACTAGATAACGTCGATATAGAGAAACTTACAGCCGATTTGAGTTGTCTTAAAAAGATTCAGGATGTATTGGGTGAAGATATCCTTGCAATAGATAAAAAGAATTTATCCCTAAAAAAAACAGACATCAAGTATATCGATAACACAGTTCTCAGCCTAAAAAAGATAGGAAAATCTGGAGGACAACAAGAAGCCGAAAAAAGGATAGAACTATATAGTGCTATAACTGCTTCATGTGATGCATTTGATGAAGTTGTAAAATTAGAGAAAGAAAAAAAAGGAATCGAGTCACAGAAAGAAACTATGAATTCAATCCTCTCATTATTCAATGAGGTTCGTAGGAATGAAATGGATAAATTTCTTAATGACATTTCAAGCAATGTTAATGAATATTATCTTTATATGAATCATGCTGAAAAAGTGGATGAGATAAAGCTAGTTCCTACTTTAAGTGCGGATGGTGACCTCACTGGAATTACTATTGAACTAAAATTTCATGGACAGCCCGTTTCTTCCCCCAAAAAATTTCTTAGTGAATCATATATAAATTGCCTTGGATTATGTATTTTCCTGGCTTCTGTTAAGCTATTTAATAAGAAAGCGAAGTTTTTCATACTGGATGATGTAATATCCAGTTTTGATAAGCCCCATAGAATTCGCTTTGGACAACTTCTGAAAGAAAAATTTTCCGATTATCAAGTCATTACTATGACGCATGAGCATGAGTGGTTTGAATTTATGAGAAATGCGGTCAAAGGTAAGGGATGGAAAGTCATACGTACCCAATGGAGCGTTGAAGAAGGCACATATTTAGAGTTGGCTCCTGGAGAGTCCAAAGAAGAAATCGAAAAAATGCTTAAAAAAAAGCAAGAAACCGGATTAGGCAATTTAATAAGGCGATATGCAGAGAAATGTTTCAAAGCACTTTGCTATAACTTAGAAGTGCCAATGAGTTTTCATTATAATGATACAAATGAAAACAGGATGCTTGGCGAACTATTTCCGGCAGTAGTCAACAGAGTAAACAAGAAATCAGGCTATCTCAAAGATAAGCCAGTTGTAAAAAGATTAGAGATCTCAAGTTTTATCACCACTAAGGCATCCCATGATTCTAGTATCAAAGAGAATATTGACGATTTGAAAGTGGTGTATGAAGATTTGAATGAATTCTATAATCTTTTTTGCTGTGAGAGCTGTGGTCGTTTAGTTAATTATCAGTTTGTAAGCAGCCCTAAGAAAACTATCTCTTGTAAATGTGGCAAAAAAGAGTTTGATTGGAAGGGGTAG